One Cryptosporangium minutisporangium DNA segment encodes these proteins:
- a CDS encoding diguanylate cyclase: MWPQLMTLAYGLVASIGAHTVVAAWHMRAHRTGARPLAGLAAGIGLWAVLACASTLTTDVSTLRILAIAGILPQGALIASYAALVWTIGDPSWPTRRRIALLSVEPVVSTALAATDGWHHLFFGEVTLSPLDVWVVQLGPLYWAHMMFLYFLTIWSTLQFGLADPAAPQKKNRHLGWMLAIALPPIAVNLLALEVFALGVELTLIGMASTVVVLRIALDRHSFDLLPVAREQVIDELSDYFCIVDRAGYVRDLNRAARQLLARLAPGSDRRHDVRIEDFGLGLHPDPERDTTRLVEDATVLGIDLETRLIVLRDRAGSCVGWAMVSRDVTTANRQQRSLEAANDRLRTQLDTIEALRAELAEQAVRDPLTGLHNRRYLTDALAMRSADTTGEPICLALVDVDHFKRVNDTYGHAVGDDVLVGVAQELAEGQPPGVVVARNGGEEFVLVFPGATADEGRARVEALRERVAARRFTADDGTLRVTFSAGIAAGSGRFDAETLLEGADRALYRAKDGGRNRSETASAAELVNAI, from the coding sequence ATGTGGCCGCAACTGATGACGCTCGCCTACGGGTTGGTTGCGTCCATCGGCGCACACACGGTGGTGGCGGCGTGGCACATGCGCGCACACCGCACGGGCGCACGGCCCCTTGCCGGCCTCGCCGCCGGCATCGGGCTGTGGGCCGTTCTCGCCTGCGCGTCCACGCTGACCACCGACGTTTCGACGCTGCGGATCCTCGCGATCGCCGGCATCCTCCCGCAGGGCGCGCTGATCGCGTCGTACGCCGCACTGGTCTGGACGATCGGCGACCCGTCGTGGCCGACTCGGCGGCGGATCGCGCTGCTGTCGGTCGAACCGGTCGTCTCCACCGCGCTGGCGGCCACCGACGGATGGCACCATCTGTTCTTCGGTGAGGTCACGCTGAGCCCGCTCGACGTGTGGGTCGTCCAGCTCGGCCCGCTCTACTGGGCGCACATGATGTTCCTGTACTTCCTGACGATCTGGAGCACGCTGCAGTTCGGGTTGGCCGACCCCGCGGCGCCGCAGAAGAAGAACCGGCACCTGGGCTGGATGCTCGCGATCGCGCTACCGCCGATCGCCGTGAACCTCCTCGCGTTGGAGGTGTTCGCGCTCGGTGTCGAGTTGACGCTGATCGGGATGGCGTCCACGGTCGTGGTGCTCCGGATCGCGCTGGACCGCCACTCGTTCGACCTGCTTCCGGTGGCAAGGGAACAGGTGATCGACGAACTCTCCGACTACTTCTGCATCGTCGACCGGGCCGGCTACGTCCGGGACCTCAACCGGGCGGCCCGGCAGCTGCTGGCGCGCCTCGCCCCAGGTTCGGACCGGCGGCACGACGTCCGGATCGAGGACTTCGGGCTGGGCCTGCACCCGGACCCGGAGCGCGACACCACCAGGCTGGTCGAGGACGCCACCGTCCTCGGGATCGATCTCGAGACCCGGCTGATCGTCCTTCGCGACCGTGCGGGCTCCTGCGTCGGGTGGGCGATGGTCAGCCGCGACGTCACAACGGCCAACCGGCAGCAGCGGAGCCTGGAGGCCGCGAACGACCGGCTGCGTACTCAGCTCGACACGATCGAGGCGCTCCGGGCCGAACTCGCCGAGCAGGCCGTCCGCGATCCGCTGACCGGGCTGCACAACCGCCGCTACCTCACCGACGCGCTGGCCATGCGCTCGGCGGACACCACGGGGGAACCGATCTGCCTCGCTTTGGTGGACGTCGACCACTTCAAGCGCGTCAACGACACGTACGGCCATGCGGTCGGCGACGACGTGCTGGTGGGCGTCGCCCAGGAGCTGGCCGAGGGACAGCCGCCGGGTGTCGTAGTGGCGCGGAACGGCGGCGAGGAGTTCGTGCTGGTGTTTCCGGGCGCCACGGCGGATGAGGGCCGTGCGCGGGTCGAGGCGCTGCGGGAGCGAGTGGCCGCGCGCCGGTTCACGGCCGACGACGGAACGCTGCGGGTCACGTTCAGCGCGGGCATCGCCGCGGGCAGCGGACGCTTCGACGCGGAGACCCTGCTCGAAGGCGCCGACCGGGCGCTCTACCGGGCGAAGGACGGCGGCCGGAATCGGAGCGAGACGGCGTCGGCGGCGGAGCTCGTAAACGCGATCTGA